Proteins co-encoded in one Streptomyces sp. JH34 genomic window:
- a CDS encoding uroporphyrinogen-III synthase produces MHDDDAQHGPLAGFTVGVTAARRAEELGTLLTRRGAAVLHAPALRIVPLADDSELLAATKELIDDAPEVVVATTAIGFRGWVEAAEGWGIGDGLLELLRGTELLARGPKVKGAIRAAGLTEAWSPQSESMAEVLDRLLEQGVQGRRIALQLHGEPLPGFVESLRAAGAEVVGVPVYRWMPPEDIAPLDRMLDTTVARGLDALTFTSAPAAASYLNRAEARGMLPEVLDALSHDVVTACVGPVTALPLQAKGIDTVQPERFRLGPLVQLLCAQLPARARALPVAGHRVEIRGHAVLVDGALRPVPPAGMALLHTLARRPGWVVSRADLLRALPGSGTDEHAVETAMARLRTALGVPRLIQTVVKRGYRLALDPSADTKYDGS; encoded by the coding sequence ATGCACGACGACGACGCACAGCACGGGCCCCTGGCGGGCTTCACGGTCGGGGTGACCGCAGCCCGTCGCGCCGAGGAGCTCGGGACGCTCCTCACGCGCAGGGGCGCCGCGGTCCTGCACGCGCCCGCCCTGCGGATCGTTCCGCTCGCGGACGACAGCGAACTCCTGGCCGCGACCAAGGAACTCATCGACGACGCACCGGAGGTGGTGGTCGCGACCACCGCCATCGGCTTCAGGGGCTGGGTGGAGGCCGCCGAAGGCTGGGGCATCGGGGACGGACTCCTCGAACTGCTCCGCGGCACGGAGCTGCTGGCCCGTGGCCCGAAGGTCAAGGGAGCCATCCGGGCGGCCGGACTCACCGAGGCGTGGTCGCCGCAGTCGGAGTCGATGGCGGAGGTCCTCGACCGGCTGCTGGAGCAGGGCGTCCAGGGCCGCCGGATCGCGCTCCAGCTGCACGGCGAACCGCTGCCCGGCTTCGTCGAGTCGCTCCGGGCGGCCGGCGCCGAGGTCGTCGGCGTACCCGTCTACCGGTGGATGCCCCCGGAGGACATCGCGCCGCTCGACCGCATGCTCGACACCACCGTCGCCCGCGGTCTGGACGCCCTCACCTTCACCAGCGCTCCGGCCGCCGCCTCCTACCTGAACCGCGCGGAGGCCCGCGGCATGCTCCCGGAGGTGCTGGACGCCCTGAGCCACGACGTCGTCACGGCGTGCGTCGGACCGGTCACGGCCCTGCCCCTGCAGGCCAAGGGCATCGACACCGTCCAGCCGGAGCGCTTCCGGCTCGGCCCCCTCGTGCAGCTGCTCTGCGCCCAGCTGCCCGCCCGCGCCCGCGCGCTCCCCGTCGCCGGCCACCGGGTCGAGATCCGTGGCCACGCCGTACTTGTCGACGGGGCCCTGCGACCGGTGCCCCCGGCCGGCATGGCACTGCTGCACACGCTGGCCCGCAGACCGGGCTGGGTGGTCTCCCGCGCCGACCTGCTGCGGGCGCTGCCCGGCAGCGGTACCGACGAGCACGCGGTGGAGACGGCGATGGCCCGGCTGCGTACGGCGCTGGGGGTGCCGCGGCTGATCCAGACGGTCGTCAAGCGGGGCTACCGGCTGGCCCTGGACCCCTCCGCGGACACCAAGTACGACGGGTCCTGA